A DNA window from Eriocheir sinensis breed Jianghai 21 chromosome 22, ASM2467909v1, whole genome shotgun sequence contains the following coding sequences:
- the LOC127002279 gene encoding uncharacterized protein LOC127002279 — protein sequence MGVGSGWAGLLMLLLLLLLLLAARAAPTTASARRPRLQNLSHVAPPPAPPAPPPGFAPRTQEQYTLDLLSSPASSEADEHEDARLAARLTVEAQLLPWTVGVGAAGGLACLEGPLAARAARLALQHHPPPAGVALIVLPPPPGD from the coding sequence ATGGGCGTGGGCAGCGGCTGGGCGGGCCTGCtgatgctcctgctgctgctgctgctgctgctggccgcCCGCGCCGCCCCCACCACCGCGTCCGCCCGCCGCCCGCGGCTGCAGAACCTGAGTCACGTggcgccgccccccgcccccccggcaCCGCCCCCCGGCTTTGCTCCTCGGACCCAGGAGCAGTACACGCTGGACCTGCTGTCCTCGCCCGCCTCTAGCGAGGCTGACGAGCACGAGGACGCCCGGCTTGCGGCGCGGCTCACTGTGGAGGCGCAGCTGCTGCCCTGGACGGTGGGCGTGGGAGCGGCGGGCGGCCTCGCCTGCCTGGAGGGGCCCCTGGCGGCACGCGCGGCGCGCCTCgccctgcagcaccacccgccgCCCGCCGGCGTGGCCCTCATCGTGCTGCCGCCGCCACCAGGTGACTAA